From a region of the Candidatus Brocadia sp. genome:
- a CDS encoding glycosyltransferase family 4 protein → MGKKALFVANTGFALFNFRIPLMKYLADEGWSVVAVANDEAGYADKFSREGIKFINIRIDHKGKNPIADALLIWRLKLLYNQELPTLVHHFTVKCVIFGSLAAKWAKVPVVLNSITGLGYVFAKDGLLMRTSMMLYKFALSGRPQVIFQNKDDYQLFVSNNLVKKANARVILGSGVNTKVVYPNTTRRRNNSLQFLLISRMLWSKGINEFVHAAEKIKKQFPEINFVLAGGASGAGAKGNPDAIPEKWLNDVNARGIARWVGSIPFEEVLILLDDSDVVVLPSYYPEGVPRALIEAAAKGKSIITTNTKGCKEVVVDGINGFLTPPKDVESLARCMLKFVQEPDLINKMGVESRKRAVDIFDEGIILEQTARVYKDAGAL, encoded by the coding sequence ATGGGGAAAAAAGCTTTATTTGTTGCCAATACGGGATTTGCATTGTTTAACTTTAGAATTCCTTTAATGAAATATCTTGCTGATGAAGGATGGTCTGTTGTTGCAGTAGCCAACGATGAAGCTGGTTATGCTGATAAGTTTTCTAGAGAAGGTATAAAATTTATCAATATTCGTATCGATCATAAGGGGAAGAATCCTATTGCCGATGCTTTACTTATCTGGCGATTAAAGTTACTTTACAATCAAGAGTTACCAACTCTTGTTCACCACTTCACCGTAAAATGCGTTATTTTTGGTTCATTGGCTGCTAAATGGGCAAAAGTTCCTGTTGTTTTAAATTCAATTACAGGACTAGGTTATGTATTTGCAAAAGATGGTCTCCTGATGCGCACTTCAATGATGCTCTATAAATTTGCTTTGTCGGGTCGACCACAGGTAATTTTCCAAAACAAGGACGATTATCAATTATTTGTTTCGAATAATCTCGTTAAAAAAGCAAATGCTCGAGTTATTCTTGGCTCAGGAGTTAATACGAAAGTTGTTTATCCAAATACAACTAGACGACGCAACAATAGCTTGCAATTTCTCCTGATCTCAAGGATGCTTTGGAGTAAAGGCATAAATGAATTTGTTCATGCAGCAGAGAAGATTAAAAAGCAGTTCCCTGAAATCAATTTTGTTTTGGCTGGCGGTGCTTCTGGTGCTGGTGCAAAAGGAAATCCAGACGCAATTCCTGAAAAATGGCTAAACGATGTTAATGCAAGAGGAATTGCTAGATGGGTTGGAAGCATCCCTTTTGAAGAGGTATTGATTTTGTTGGATGACTCGGACGTTGTCGTCTTACCCTCGTATTATCCAGAAGGAGTTCCCCGTGCATTAATAGAAGCTGCTGCTAAAGGGAAGTCGATTATTACTACAAATACTAAGGGTTGTAAGGAAGTGGTTGTGGACGGTATCAATGGTTTTTTGACACCGCCCAAAGATGTTGAATCATTAGCAAGGTGTATGCTTAAGTTTGTTCAAGAGCCAGATTTGATAAATAAAATGGGTGTAGAAAGTCGCAAGCGGGCAGTCGATATCTTTGATGAAGGGATAATCTTAGAACAAACAGCCAGAGTTTATAAGGATGCAGGAGCCTTGTAG